TAATGTCAATTGCTGCGTATTACAAATGGTTTCGGTTGGTTGCATGGTATAATAATTCTACTACATATATGACAGTTCATATTTCTATCTGAAGGGAACTGTTGCATACGAAGGAGAGGCAAGAAGAGATTTGCTCGATGCTGATTGCTACCTTAGGTCCTTCCCTAACTTGTGAAATCCTATCAGCGGAAGGGTTCCAGCAAGGATTCTCTTCTCTTCCACCAACAATCTCTGAGGAGCTGTTCAGATTGGAACTAGATGAATGTGAGAGCAGTTCAGGGCCTCTTTGTGCAGAGATGAAAAAGGTGCAGAAGGCCACCATCAACTTTGACAATACCCTGAGTCCTGCACACACACTGCTCCAAATTCTTTGTGTTGATCAGAAAGGTCTCCTTTATGACATGTTGAGAACACTCAAGGACTGCAACATTAAGGTACTTCAAGATATGTATGCATTTGTTGTACATTGCTTATGATTTATTACGGCCTCTTAGTTCTCAACAATACAACCGCATGCAAAATTCAGGTTTTGTGAGAAAAATAGTACCTGGAGGACTGTATATAGACTATCTGAATATCTGAAGACACTGACAATCAAATAGTCAATTTTAGTTCTGTTTTACAGCAAGGCATTTTAATCCTCCTTTGCTGTTACGATGATAAACATTATTCTCCTCTCTTTTACTCTGAGTCTGTTTACCCACTGTATCGTCTTCAATGAATACAAAATTTACAGCTTGCAAAAAGGAGATTTCATCAGTGTGCTCTAACTACTCTATTCTAGGTCACTTATGGGAGATTCTGGTCAGACAAGAAAGGTTTTCGCGAGGTCGATCTTTTTATCAAGCAAGCAGATGGCAAGAAGGTTATTGATCCTGAGAAACAGGATGCTCTGCGGTCTCGCATGAGGTCTGAAATGCTGCATCCTCTTAGGGTGATGATCGTCAACCGTGGACCTGACACAGAACTCCTTGTTGCCAACCCTGTTGAACTAGCCGGGAAGGGCCGGCCACGGGTCTTCTATGATGCTACTTTGGCTCTGAAAGCGCTTGGAATCTGCATTTTCTCTGTAAGAGTTGCATCCTAATTAAAAAAGTGTGAAATAAGTCAACAATGGAGTTAGTGTTTACTTTTTCCCTTTCTCATTTCAGGCAGAAATCGGGAGACAGGCAGCGTCGGAGCGCCAATGGGAGGTCTACCGATTCCTCCTGGATGACAGCAAAGAATTTCCCTTGTCAAACAGCCTAACTAATAGGAACCGTGTTGTTGATAGAGTAAGGAAAACACTGATGGGCTGTTTCAACTGAAGACTCGGTTTATATCTCCATAAATCAAAAGCTTAAGAATGACTGCCATCCAATAGGCATCCATTGTATCCAGTTAGTTACCTACTGAAAGCTGAAGCTTGAAGATGATCACTGCAGTGGGTATTGAATGTATTGTGGACGGCCAGCCTGAATGCCAAACTTGCTGGCCAAACTGGTCTTCATAGTGCCCCGTACCTCACAGTTACCAGCTTCTTCATGTCATTCGACAGCGCTGTGGACGTGTGACCAATTTCCCAAGATAAGTGGTGATGGAGAACTACAGAAAGCTTCGTCTATGATGCAGGATCCCAAAGTGAATCTATGGTCAGCAAATGAGCACATGACACAAGACAAAACATGTCCTTTGGATGCCTCAGAAATATCTTCCTGGTAGCAGTGTTGTAAATGGTTAGTGGGAATCAAGAAATGAAGGCTAGTGCATCACCGTCGCCCCGCATTGTCCTCTTGCCCACCCAAAAAACATGTTTGGTTGGAGGCTCAATCATTGTGCTTTGTTTGGGTCAAGGGTTTGCTGGATGGTGACGCAGATCCTACATCAGTTTGTTGTAGATTAATGTAGAATGTGCTATCTGCCTGCCTCACCTGCCTGCTCCCTTCCTGCCTTCTTGTATGATTACCGCTTTGCCAATAGATTACTAGGCTGTTTCCTGATGTAGGGTTCAGTGTCTCCTTGTCACTATGCATGTTATTATATATGAAAAGAAGACACTTTGTCTATGCAGAGTATGTGTACAAAGTTGTGAATTAACAAAAGAATTCTGTACTTATTGCTGCGCTCCACTGTGCTTATGGTTGGATCAAGCACCTGGATAATTGGCTTGGTcatcatcagcagcatcactcaTGCAATTTGTTTTAGTGTTTCTTTCATAACATTTGTGGACCCATATATCAATGATTGCTGTTCTCTAATGCATAAACTTTGATCAATTTCCAGTAATGGCTTAGCAGGGATGATCAAGTTGGCGGCAAAGGCATGTCAGATTGGACATGAACTGTACTGGGGAAGACTACAATATAAGCACCACTTTGTGTGCAAACATAGGAAAAAAATCAACGACAGCCGTCGGATCTTGGGTGAATGTCTCAGATGGATCCTGTGGGAGCTGCTAGAGTGATATGCTTTCTATACAACTCTTGGCGGTTTTGGTGAGATGCGCATGAAGCTCCACCAGCTCCTGTGGCTGTGGGACGCAGCTCCTCTGACGTACGGCGCactcgctgacgtgtggacccggacccacgcgtcagtggccCAACGTCAGGTGGCCGTACGTCAGGGGATCCGGCTCCGTGgctgtgggatccatgtgacatgtgagaCATCCATCCAAGATCCGACTTTTTTCTATTCTTGCACACATGAACTCACTGGTGGATGGATTCAGAACTGTGATTATATCTATCTGGTTGTGGTGTGGTCATGTGTGGTGGACATGGTGAGTGACCTGTGCGGCTGATGGTTTTGAGATGGTGACGCCTGAACCCGAAGCTGTTTGCATTATTGCTGTTTGTTTGGAAAGTGCAACTTGCTTGCCCAACTTGCACAGGATTACAGGATTAATACCGTGTTTCGATAATTTTGTTTAAGCTGCCCTCTTTTGGCATCATGAAAAATGATAAACATGTTATGATTGCGCTTATGGGAGCCTGTCAAGATGATTAGTGCCTGATAAAACAACTTTAGTCTACGTGACTCGTACAGCCATCCATTTAAAGCAAGTTAGTGAACTGATCAAGTGGTCATGTGCCCCCAAAGTGACCTTTAAAGATATAATCTATCTTATGAGGCAAGGCAGCAGCCTTGTGATATTTATGTGGAGTGGTTAGGCTTGCTATTAGTCACTCCATCGGTTTCACGGTACCTATCATACCTTCAGGGACGCACACACACAATTGTATTTGATACTAGAATTGAACCGTTCTCGTTGCTTCCATTACATCAACATACTGCTTATCTATTAAATGCATGGTATGATCTAGGGCTGGAATTATAACCGGAAACTCACAAGCTTAGCTCGTGGCTGGGCTGGACTTGATTCGAACTCGGCAACTAACGAGTCAAGTCGAGTTTTAATCTGAACTCGTTAACAAAACAAGTTTAACGAGCTAAGCTCACTAGTTGTTTAACTCATTAAGCTTGTTAattagaaggcaaggcggcagcctTCTGATATTTATGTGGGGTGGTTAGGCTTGCCGTTAGTTACTCCATCTATTTCGCaatactccctctagtcctttgaGAAATCCAACTccgtgcccaggctcatctgctcccgttcaaaaaaaaaattcaaaacaaatagtaaaaaatttcaaaaaatttcaattattttttgtgtggtagataatttgatgcgtgaggtctgctcaaaatttcaactcatttggacatctgagcagctctcggcaaaaaagacaaatcggagcAGAACAGTGCATAAACAGTAAacttttttacagaccctgaatttGTGTTTTCTGCCGAGAGCTGCTCggatgtccaaatgagttgaaatttggacCGGACCTCACTCATCTGCTCCCGctcagaaaaaaattcaaaacaaatagtaaaaaaaaatcaaaaaatttccaTTTTTTcttgtgtggtagataatttgatgcgtgaggtctgCTCAAAATTTCAACTCAGCACTCATAAACAATTTgttagtcaaacttcataaagtttgatcaTGCACGCAAAAAAAAAGTATTTGATATAATTGAACCATTCTCGTTGCTTTCATTAGATCATCCGAAACTACTTATCTATACAATGGTATGATCAACTGAAATGTGGTTCTATTTTGTGTCTCCGACTGATAAGTGCATGAAAGTAAAGTATGCTACCAAATACTTCTCCCGTTCCAAATTTTAGTTCTACCCAAGTCAAATTTTCTAATGTTGCAAAATCTTTCCTTGACAAAACTATTCTCAGCCAATAGAAGTTGAGCTATCTATCCAGACCAGGGTTGAACCGAGCAAATGTTGAAGCCAAAGAAAACATAAATCCATTGCGGTTAGAAACCAGCGACTCTACAACAATGGCTCGATGGCGACAATAACATCTACAACACCAAGTTAGTTTTATTAGATTCTTTATGAAATATATTTCCATACTGTATATTTTGATGTTATCAATCTTATGGCAAATTCTCCCATCATCATCCTCTGTTATCTTTCATTACTAAACTGTCTGACTGAAGAGAAACTTGTAGGATCTTCTCCCATCCTCTTAAATTTTAACATGGGGTTGCTATAATTAATGGTTGATGTTGAAGTTTAGTGCAACTATTTCGCTGATTGCTCTTTTTCTTTCGTAATaatttggttgtgtgcatccttgaTGTCTTGAGTAGCTCTTGAGATCGTTAACATCTTGATATTGATACAATCCGTTCTAACAGAAAAAAAATTTCATGCTAAAATCCTTCCAAATAGTCCaatgcattgttgaggaaatcgttaactggtaactgctcggttggctggcgagtaggggattaataggctaatcggcaagttaatcggccatttaatcaattaatcggacgatttatcagtttatcggctactcggtgaccctatgagtagggattaatcggcaagttaactggttaatcggatgaattcttgaacaggggtccAATGTATGCGAGAGGTACAAACAGTGAGGGTGCTACATATGCAACACCCTCTTTCTTCTAGATTGAAGGCATATACTTTAACTTGCTGTAGTCTCGGAAGTACAGAATCAACTCAGATCCTTGAAAACCATTAGAGTTGGCAAATTAGGGACTGGATTCAAAATATAGAATGCTAGGCAGTGGAAAGAAGTTCAGTAAATTAGAAAATCATCTGGCAGAATTCGAGAAGAAAATATGGTCACAGAGAGAGCTTAACCAAAACGAAAAAAAGAACTGTGACCTTACCGAAGTCAAAACTAGTACACATATATCATTGTGAGAATCATGCTAATCTACACCTCTCAATAAAACTAAGTTATTTTCTCCTAGAATAAGAAATAAAAAACATCAAAAGCAAGCAAGAAAGATTAAGTTATGTCGAACTGAATCACCTCTTCCATCAGTGACACACGAGTTGTTACACATCCAAGCTGGTGCCACAAAACAAGAAAATTAGGCCCATATCCAACAACTGGTTGTTACAATGGCGCTACCGTCACTTTCAGCGTCCATCGGACGGCCATTTTGTGAAACAGGGAATATAAGGCGCACAACCCACGAAATCTACATAAGAGCTGATAACATTCACTTTCCGATTATCCGTATCATACGAGACTGTCATCTCCCCATCGGTAAGGAAAATCAGATTACAATTTGGATGAATGGCCAACACCATGTAGGACTCATGATCTTTGCGACAATGACTTCCAAATAATTCCAGAACATTGACAGTGTGCTTTAGAGTCCAGTTCTCGCTACCATAATCCCGAAGAACCCAAAGAGAGAATTGGCAACCATTAAGAACATCTACACGCCAAGCATGCAAGCATCCCTGAGACAGCCCAATGGCGTCGAAGTGTGGCACTCTAATTTCTCTCCAAATCTTCCCCTCTTTGTCCACTGTTACTATTGAAGAACCATAGGTAGTCAAATGCATAATGCCATTCAAGAATATGGCATCTTGATCACCCACAGTAGTATCGGAAGCCCACCCACTTTCCACGTAAGTCCATCGTTCTGTTCCCGATGAGTAGATCGCTACTTTTCCGATTAGTTCATAAATATCTGTCAAGGGCGCAACCACCACGAAGCTAGAGGGATTGACTGCGTCGAAACCCAAATAGCGTTCGACGTCCGCTTGGTCCATGCATTCTATGGGAGGCAACAGAGTCCACTTCTCGGTCGCCGGATTGCACACGACATAATCACATTCACCCCGCGGTGAGTACGAGTTCTTCCAGCACATGCAAAGGAGAAGGCTGCTAGACCATTGTGTGACCTCTAAGCTTTCGTAGCTCCGGCGCAAGAAAGAGAGATCGGGATCGACCAGACGGGGGCCACCCCTGGTCAGATCATGGAAACTGAGGCCTTGGCGTTCCTCGTCCAAGAAGTAGAGGCCGGATAGGGTCTGCGGCGACCTCTTGTGGGTGTCGAGACCGGAGCAAAGGTCAAGCCACTGCTTGGACACGCACTTAAAACGGCAGAGCGACTTGTAACGCACCAACGACAGGATTTCgatgacgatgtcgtcggggaggcttgtcgcgggctgcttcgccattgcgcttctgtttcttcttcttcttcttcttctacaaaCGCAAGAGAAGTTTGTTTATGCCTAGAATTTGATTGGAAGAAGGAAGAATATATATGGGGAGGAAGAGAACCTCGGGAGCTACCGAAGCAATGACGGGGAGCGTCGGCGAAGAAGACGGAACGTCCTCGGGGCAGCCATGGTGGCCGCTCGCCTGCGGGGAATCGTGCTCCGTGCAATCATCTCCTCCTCCTACTGGCGGCATCGTCTCCTCGGTTCGCCGGGCTAGGGTTTGTGGTCGGAAATTGATCGGCCCCTGATCGACGACTGAGCGCGACCCTTCTCTTTTTTGGAAGCAGATCCAGATCGTAGCGAACCGA
The sequence above is a segment of the Triticum dicoccoides isolate Atlit2015 ecotype Zavitan chromosome 1A, WEW_v2.0, whole genome shotgun sequence genome. Coding sequences within it:
- the LOC119360002 gene encoding ACT domain-containing protein ACR9-like isoform X3 → MPMAGRSSGRGGGGGGRGGRTVLGGRGGGPGVEDAVVMELAAGDGEDNVVTVNCPDQAGLGCDLCRTILEFGLRITRGADVSTDGQWCYVIFWVVPRSPSINIRWGSLKNRLMAMCPSSYAIPFYPEITEPGPPQFYLLKLFSTDRRGLLHDVTHILSELEFIIQRVKVSTTPDGRVVNLFFITDGMELLHTKERQEEICSMLIATLGPSLTCEILSAEGFQQGFSSLPPTISEELFRLELDECESSSGPLCAEMKKVQKATINFDNTLSPAHTLLQILCVDQKGLLYDMLRTLKDCNIKVTYGRFWSDKKGFREVDLFIKQADGKKVIDPEKQDALRSRMSNGLAGMIKLAAKACQIGHELYWGRLQYKHHFVCKHRKKINDSRRILGECLRWILWELLE
- the LOC119360002 gene encoding ACT domain-containing protein ACR9-like isoform X1, translating into MPMAGRSSGRGGGGGGRGGRTVLGGRGGGPGVEDAVVMELAAGDGEDNVVTVNCPDQAGLGCDLCRTILEFGLRITRGADVSTDGQWCYVIFWVVPRSPSINIRWGSLKNRLMAMCPSSYAIPFYPEITEPGPPQFYLLKLFSTDRRGLLHDVTHILSELEFIIQRVKVSTTPDGRVVNLFFITDGMELLHTKERQEEICSMLIATLGPSLTCEILSAEGFQQGFSSLPPTISEELFRLELDECESSSGPLCAEMKKVQKATINFDNTLSPAHTLLQILCVDQKGLLYDMLRTLKDCNIKVTYGRFWSDKKGFREVDLFIKQADGKKVIDPEKQDALRSRMRSEMLHPLRVMIVNRGPDTELLVANPVELAGKGRPRVFYDATLALKALGICIFSAEIGRQAASERQWEVYRFLLDDSKEFPLSNSLTNRNRVVDRVRKTLMGCFN
- the LOC119360002 gene encoding ACT domain-containing protein ACR9-like isoform X2 is translated as MPMAGRSSGRGGGGGGRGGRTVLGGRGGGPGVEDAVVMELAAGDGEDNVVTVNCPDQAGLGCDLCRTILEFGLRITRGDVSTDGQWCYVIFWVVPRSPSINIRWGSLKNRLMAMCPSSYAIPFYPEITEPGPPQFYLLKLFSTDRRGLLHDVTHILSELEFIIQRVKVSTTPDGRVVNLFFITDGMELLHTKERQEEICSMLIATLGPSLTCEILSAEGFQQGFSSLPPTISEELFRLELDECESSSGPLCAEMKKVQKATINFDNTLSPAHTLLQILCVDQKGLLYDMLRTLKDCNIKVTYGRFWSDKKGFREVDLFIKQADGKKVIDPEKQDALRSRMRSEMLHPLRVMIVNRGPDTELLVANPVELAGKGRPRVFYDATLALKALGICIFSAEIGRQAASERQWEVYRFLLDDSKEFPLSNSLTNRNRVVDRVRKTLMGCFN